One window from the genome of Diospyros lotus cultivar Yz01 chromosome 11, ASM1463336v1, whole genome shotgun sequence encodes:
- the LOC127813355 gene encoding cytochrome P450 94A2-like, giving the protein MVLFELSPSFFLCLVPLLFWFIKHYKSILLNTSSSSSSSSKPSKLPRSYPLVGSYFEMSANLSRYVEWTSEALKASPSSTFVLHLPLGNHQILTANPSNVRHILKTQSCIYQKGRFFKTTFMDLFGNSMFNADGEMWRSQRHVSSHEFSTQVLCRYIQSVVDPMLSHRLLPILSAAAMNGTVLDLQDILQRFAMDNICQFAFGYDPACLLPSLPQNKFAEAYETAIRVSNKRFASFHPLVWKTKRLLNIGSEKQLKSAIKEVRKLTDEIVQKKKQQIESVDILSRFLCSENHGQDIAMDVILGFIMAGRDTTSAALLWFFWALARHPDVENEILREINEKPEEPIYEDLRDMVYTHASLCESMRLYPPVPFDMKEAAEDDVLPDGTVVKKGMKVTYHPYAMGRMEELWGKDWAEYRPERWLEKDPAPASAALKWRFVGRDPYTYPVFQAGPRVCLGKDLALLQMKRVVTGVFRRFRVVPALEEGVEPVYISCLTAKMKGGFPVRIEERVEATFGKQIKQN; this is encoded by the coding sequence ATGGTGCTCTTTGAGCTCTCACCTTCGTTCTTCCTCTGCCTTGTTCCGTTGCTCTTCTGGTTCATCAAGCATTACAAGTCCATTCTCTTgaatacatcatcatcatcttcttcttcttccaagccCTCCAAGCTTCCGAGATCATACCCACTTGTGGGTTCCTACTTTGAAATGTCTGCAAATCTCAGCCGTTATGTGGAATGGACATCAGAAGCTCTTAAGGCCTCCCCTTCTTCAACCTTCGTCCTCCACCTCCCACTGGGCAACCATCAGATCTTAACAGCAAACCCCTCCAATGTCCGCCACATCCTCAAGACTCAGTCCTGTATCTACCAGAAAGGCAGGTTCTTCAAGACCACTTTCATGGACCTGTTCGGAAATAGCATGTTCAATGCAGATGGAGAGATGTGGAGGTCCCAAAGGCATGTCTCAAGCCATGAATTTAGCACCCAAGTGCTTTGCAGATATATCCAGAGTGTAGTAGACCCGATGCTCTCTCATCGTCTTCTTCCGATCTTGTCTGCCGCAGCTATGAACGGGACTGTGCTGGATCTTCAGGACATTCTACAGAGGTTCGCAATGGACAACATTTGCCAGTTCGCCTTCGGGTATGATCCTGCATGCTTGTTACCTTCTCTCCCCCAGAACAAATTCGCAGAGGCCTATGAAACAGCGATTAGGGTCAGCAACAAAAGGTTCGCCTCGTTTCATCCCCTGGTATGGAAAACCAAGAGGCTTCTCAACATCGGATCGGAAAAGCAGCTCAAAAGCGCCATTAAAGAGGTTCGAAAGCTCACCGATGAGATTGTCcaaaagaagaaacaacaaATAGAATCTGTGGACATATTATCAAGATTCCTGTGCTCTGAAAACCACGGCCAAGACATAGCCATGGACGTAATCCTTGGCTTTATCATGGCCGGCCGAGACACGACTTCTGCAGCATTGCTATGGTTCTTCTGGGCACTGGCTAGGCATCCCGACGTAGAAAATGAGATTCTCAGAGAGATCAATGAGAAGCCTGAAGAACCGATTTATGAAGACTTGAGGGACATGGTTTACACGCACGCATCACTGTGCGAAAGCATGAGACTCTACCCACCAGTCCCCTTTGACATGAAAGAAGCCGCGGAGGACGATGTCTTGCCGGATGGGACTGTTGTGAAGAAGGGCATGAAGGTGACTTACCATCCTTATGCAATGGGGAGGATGGAGGAGCTGTGGGGGAAGGATTGGGCGGAGTACCGCCCCGAGAGGTGGCTGGAGAAAGACCCCGCACCCGCCTCGGCGGCGTTGAAGTGGAGGTTTGTGGGGAGAGACCCCTATACGTACCCTGTGTTTCAAGCAGGACCCAGGGTCTGCTTGGGGAAAGATCTGGCACTCTTGCAGATGAAGAGGGTGGTCACTGGTGTTTTCCGGCGGTTCCGGGTGGTGCCGGCACTGGAGGAGGGTGTGGAGCCAGTTTACATCTCCTGCTTGACTGCAAAGATGAAAGGTGGGTTTCCGGTGAGGATTGAGGAAAGGGTTGAAGCCACCTTTGGCAAGCAGATCAAACAAAATTGA
- the LOC127813636 gene encoding zinc finger CCCH domain-containing protein 18, which produces MADEEERLLEEQLELQLEEQKDSLAALQDALAADPTNPELLPVYEELVQVIKDAEEGLLHLKRARLLREVDSVLPGSRYIGEDVKAEPLDPTHVEAEPLEDQSYSVGSKCRFRHTDGRWYNGLIIELEGSKSAKISFLTPTSESMLICKFFLQQRCRFGTNCRLSHGVDVPLSSLKKCVPTVWEQSLVGSTIWAVSDSITGIWRKAELQSLDDEHGVGQVVFRDDGTSAKLGTEAISLSEYAHVSDDEETDTSSDQSDSSDYEEGNLQGLGFSESNGLRKGIQTETAIFATWENHTRGIASKMMANMGYREGMGLGVSGQGILDPISVRVLPPKQSLDHALQSKEKEEDTENRGKKRSRGGKRKRDKKFAAAAKAAKEEEESRPDVFSLINTQLAMHGAALSGRLEKQQSKGSMGGKKEDRRALLAYEDEVKELKVRVDKLEEMASRNKREKVVYEAAMRKLNETRKALADAEATQASASNAVAAKEREKRWLKF; this is translated from the exons ATGGCGGATGAGGAAGAGAGACTTCTGGAGGAACAACTGGAGCTTCAATTGGAAGAGCAAAAGGACTCACTGGCCGCTCTCCAGGATGCCCTCGCTGCTGACCCTACAAATCCCGAGCTTCTTCCG GTTTATGAGGAGCTTGTTCAAGTTATCAAAGATGCAGAAGAAGGGCTCCTTCACTTGAAACGTGCAAGGTTGTTGCGAGAGGTTGATTCAGTTCTACCAGGCTCCAGGTATATTGGTGAGGATGTCAAAGCAGAGCCTCTTGATCCGACACATGTGGAAGCAGAACCTCTGGAGGATCAAAGTTACTCTGTTGGATCGAAATGCCGATTCCGCCATACTGATGGGCGTTGGTATAATGGACTCATTATTGAATTGGAAGGATCTAAATCAGCAAAAATATCTTTCCTCACGCCAACATCTGAAAGCATGTTG ATATGCAAGTTCTTTCTGCAGCAGCGATGTCGATTTGGTACTAACTGCCGCTTATCACATG GTGTTGACGTCCCATTGTCTTCCCTGAAGAAGTGTGTCCCCACAGTGTGGGAGCAGTCACTAGTGGGATCCACTATTTGGGCGGTCTCTGACAGTATAACTGGGATCTGGAGGAAAGCTGAACTCCAGTCATTGGATGATGAACATGGAGTTGGGCAAGTTGTTTTTAGGGATGATGGAACATCTGCAAAGCTTGGAACTGAAGCTATTTCATTATCTGAATATGCTCATGTGAGTGATGATGAAGAAACTGACACAAGCTCGGATCAATCTGATTCTAGTGACTATGAAGAAGGCAATTTGCAGGGATTAGGTTTTTCGGAAAGCAATGGTCTGCGGAAAGGTATCCAGACAGAAACTGCAATTTTTGCGACGTGGGAGAATCACACTCGGGGCATAGCTTCCAAGATGATGGCTAATATGGGTTACCGTGAAGGAATGGGTTTAGGTGTATCTGGGCAGGGAATTTTGGACCCTATTTCTGTTAGAGTCCTCCCGCCAAAGCAATCTCTTGATCATGCCCTTCAGtccaaggaaaaagaagaggataCAGAGAACCGGGGGAAGAAGAGAAGCAGAGGTGGGAAGAGAAAACGCGACAAGAAGTTTGCAGCAGCTGCTAAAGCTGCCAAGGAAGAGGAGGAATCGAGACCAGATGTCTTCAGTCTTATCAATACCCAGCTTGCAATGCATGGTGCAGCTTTGAGTGGCAGATTAGAGAAGCAGCAGAGCAAAGGCTCCATGGGAGGGAAGAAAGAAGACAGGCGGGCTTTACTGGCTTATGAAGATGAGGTGAAGGAGCTGAAAGTTCGAGTTGATAAGCTGGAAGAAATGGCGAGTCGAAATAAGAGGGAGAAGGTAGTATATGAGGCTGCCATGAGGAAGCTGAACGAGACTCGCAAAGCGTTGGCAGATGCTGAGGCAACTCAGGCATCTGCATCCAATGCAGTTGCCGccaaagaaagggagaaaagaTGGCTGAAATTTTGA